Within the Myxococcus virescens genome, the region GATGGCCGGCGCGGGGCCGATGCCCATGATTTTCGGGTCGCAGCCGGAGACGCCCCAGTTGACGAGCCGGGCAATGGGCTGCAGGCCGTGCTTCTTCACGAAGCTGCCGGTGGCCATCACCATGGAGCCGGCGCCGTCGCAGATGCCGCTGGCCGCGCCCGCGTGCACCACGCCGTCCTTCTTGAAGACCTTGGGCAGCTTGCGCAGGCTCTCCACCGACGTCTCCGGGCGGTTGTGCTCGTCCCGGGACACCACCGTCTCCCCCTTCTTCGTCTTCAGCGTGACGGGGGCGATTTCATCCTGGAAGCGGCCCGCCTCCTGCGCGGCGGCGAAGCGCTTCTGGGTGAGGACGGCGTACTCGTCCACCTGGTCCTGCGTGAGCGAGTAGTCCACCGCGAGCTGCTCGGCGGTGAGCGCCATGGCCTGGCCGGTGTAGCTGTCGGTGAGGGCCGTCCACAGCATGTCCTCCAGGCTGCCCTTGCCCAGCGGCAGGCCCCAGCGGGCGCCGCGGATGACGTGGGGGGCCTGGCTCATGGACTCGGTGCCACCGGCCAGCACGACGGCGGCCTGCTCGGTGAGCATCAGCTCCGCCGCCGTGATGAAGGCCTGGAAGCCGGAGCCGCACAGCCGGTTGACCCCCAGCGCGGGCACGGGGACGGGCACGCCGGTGCGCAGGCCCACGTGGCGCGGCAGGTAGATGGCGTCCGCGCTGGTCTGCACCACGTTGCCGTAGACGACGTGCTGGACGTCTTCCGGAGACACCTTCGCCTGGGCCAACGCAGCCTTCGCCGACTCCACGGCGAGGTCGGTGGCACTGAGGTCCTTCAGGCTTCCCCCGTAGGTACCGAACGGGGTGCGCTTGCCGGACAGGAAGTAGATTTCCTCGTTCTTGGACACGCTCTTCATGGTGGTCGTCTACCTACTCTCATGGGGCGCGCGGTGCACGCGCGCCGTGACGTCGTGACGTGTGGGACGGGCGGCCCTAGGGCGCACGCGGCCCGAAAAAGGCGCTGGCGACGATGGCAAGCGCGATGACGGTCCACAACAAACCTTGAAGGTTCTGTTTCCGGATTTCCTTGCGGCCGAGCCCCTGGTACCAGGAACGCCCGGCGGCCACCCTGCCTTCCCAGGTGAAATCCCCGGCGGGCTGCAACCCGTCCAGGCGGCGCAGGTGCGCGCGCAGCAGGCGGTCGGGCGGAGCGTCCTCCAGTGAACCCGCCAGATAGACGCCGGGCACCTCCAGCGCCGGGCGCCGGTAGTCCGCGGTGATGACGAAGCCCCCGGGGGCCAGGGGGGTGAGGAGGTACAGCCGGGGCACGCCGCCC harbors:
- a CDS encoding acetyl-CoA C-acetyltransferase, giving the protein MKSVSKNEEIYFLSGKRTPFGTYGGSLKDLSATDLAVESAKAALAQAKVSPEDVQHVVYGNVVQTSADAIYLPRHVGLRTGVPVPVPALGVNRLCGSGFQAFITAAELMLTEQAAVVLAGGTESMSQAPHVIRGARWGLPLGKGSLEDMLWTALTDSYTGQAMALTAEQLAVDYSLTQDQVDEYAVLTQKRFAAAQEAGRFQDEIAPVTLKTKKGETVVSRDEHNRPETSVESLRKLPKVFKKDGVVHAGAASGICDGAGSMVMATGSFVKKHGLQPIARLVNWGVSGCDPKIMGIGPAPAIRQLLERAQCQLSDIDLFEVNEAFAPQYLAVEKELGLPRERTNVNGGAIAVGHPLGASGARITTTLVYELKRRGARYGIGSACIGGGQGIAVLVEAL